The following coding sequences lie in one Candidatus Eremiobacteraceae bacterium genomic window:
- the dacB gene encoding D-alanyl-D-alanine carboxypeptidase/D-alanyl-D-alanine-endopeptidase, which translates to MIPRAREFGVVVGLATVLTLAIPATASAETLQAMVDSIAQRAPMNRAQLGVFAIDASTGRVLVSRQAEHGFTPASTFKLLLSAAALEVLGPQFRFKTQLIARGTVVGSRLDGDLILVGGGDPVLTSRDLDDAAAAVVRAGIHEVSGTVLEDATLFDQRRWGPDWAWDGTPFYYQAPIQALAVDEGTVGVVITPGAQTGDAVSAKLLPPTGDYTIASRAVMGVGPYDDPARCSRLFGTTQILIVGRMAPGESQQTVHCAVEDTAAFAGQVMRSALINAGVSVGRNPIGVRPPNVPLDVIDDSPLPAQARYPGARIIWSHESPTLIELLRTMLPKSDNFIAEHIEKMLAVEHLAQRGNFIGGATVEQRFAVNQLGIDRDSLDIQDGSGLSAADRITPRDLVTVLRWTAKQPYGNDFISALPRAGMDGTLAGRLAGTDAVGRVRAKSGYMQHSIALAGYADTLHHGRVIFAVFVNDATGDPGPYFDLEDEVVKDIVDEN; encoded by the coding sequence TTGATACCACGGGCGCGTGAGTTCGGCGTAGTGGTCGGATTGGCGACGGTGCTGACGCTCGCCATCCCCGCAACAGCGTCGGCCGAAACGCTCCAAGCCATGGTGGATTCCATCGCGCAGCGGGCGCCGATGAATCGCGCACAGCTCGGCGTCTTCGCCATCGACGCCTCGACCGGCCGCGTGCTGGTCTCACGCCAGGCGGAGCACGGATTCACACCTGCGTCGACGTTCAAACTGCTGCTTAGCGCCGCCGCGCTCGAGGTGCTAGGGCCGCAGTTCCGTTTCAAGACGCAGCTCATCGCGCGCGGTACCGTAGTCGGCAGCCGTCTCGACGGGGATCTCATCTTGGTCGGCGGCGGCGACCCGGTTCTGACCTCAAGAGACCTCGACGATGCGGCCGCCGCGGTCGTGCGCGCCGGCATCCATGAAGTCAGCGGCACGGTTCTTGAAGACGCGACGCTGTTCGACCAGCGCCGCTGGGGACCGGATTGGGCCTGGGATGGCACGCCTTTCTACTATCAAGCGCCGATCCAAGCGCTCGCCGTCGACGAAGGCACGGTGGGCGTCGTCATCACTCCCGGTGCGCAGACAGGCGACGCGGTCAGCGCTAAACTCTTGCCGCCCACTGGCGATTACACGATTGCGTCGCGCGCGGTGATGGGCGTCGGTCCGTACGACGATCCGGCGCGCTGTTCGCGCCTCTTCGGCACCACGCAGATCCTGATCGTCGGCCGCATGGCGCCTGGTGAATCGCAACAAACCGTGCACTGCGCGGTCGAAGACACGGCCGCATTCGCTGGCCAGGTCATGCGCAGCGCCCTCATCAACGCCGGCGTCTCGGTCGGCCGAAACCCGATCGGCGTCCGTCCGCCCAACGTGCCGCTCGATGTCATCGATGACAGCCCGCTGCCGGCACAAGCGCGCTACCCCGGCGCCCGAATCATCTGGTCGCACGAGTCGCCGACCCTCATCGAACTGCTGCGCACGATGCTCCCGAAGAGCGACAACTTCATCGCCGAGCACATCGAGAAGATGCTCGCGGTCGAGCACCTCGCTCAGCGCGGCAACTTCATCGGCGGCGCGACGGTCGAGCAGCGTTTCGCCGTGAATCAGCTCGGCATCGACCGCGACTCGCTCGACATCCAAGACGGCTCCGGACTATCGGCCGCCGACCGCATCACGCCGCGCGACCTCGTCACCGTCCTTCGCTGGACCGCCAAACAGCCGTATGGCAATGACTTCATCAGCGCGCTGCCGCGCGCCGGCATGGACGGCACGCTCGCTGGCCGCCTCGCCGGCACGGATGCGGTCGGCCGCGTGCGCGCCAAATCCGGCTACATGCAACATTCGATAGCGCTGGCTGGCTACGCCGACACCCTGCACCACGGCCGCGTGATCTTCGCGGTGTTCGTCAACGACGCCACCGGCGACCCGGGCCCGTATTTCGACCTCGAAGACGAAGTGGTCAAGGATATCGTCGATGAGAACTGA
- a CDS encoding Uma2 family endonuclease: protein MREITLPEAKPAFEWVNGRALQKVSPRRLHGLAQGRFFTALDMWAQERGTGNVATEWRFRVQPPNEARRPLVPDVAFLAFDRLSFEDQEAMDEPTVAPTAVVEVLSPDDRRRDVEEKIRVYLAAGTNAVFLVDTNARTVTVRDSHGARVVEEGGDLTHDALPGFRLRTSRLFSLPKPKSKPK, encoded by the coding sequence ATGCGCGAAATCACGTTGCCGGAAGCGAAGCCGGCGTTCGAATGGGTCAACGGCCGCGCTCTTCAAAAGGTGAGCCCGCGGCGGCTCCATGGCTTGGCGCAAGGTCGGTTTTTTACTGCCCTTGACATGTGGGCGCAAGAGCGTGGAACCGGAAACGTGGCCACGGAGTGGCGCTTCCGGGTCCAGCCACCGAATGAAGCGCGCCGTCCCCTTGTGCCTGATGTAGCCTTCTTAGCGTTCGATCGACTCTCGTTCGAGGATCAGGAAGCGATGGATGAGCCCACCGTCGCGCCGACCGCCGTAGTCGAGGTTCTCTCTCCAGATGATCGTCGCCGCGACGTCGAAGAGAAGATACGCGTCTACCTCGCCGCCGGAACAAACGCCGTTTTTCTCGTCGATACCAACGCGCGAACCGTGACCGTGCGCGATTCACATGGCGCGCGTGTTGTCGAAGAAGGCGGCGACCTCACGCACGACGCACTTCCCGGTTTTCGTCTGCGCACATCGCGATTGTTCTCATTGCCCAAACCCAAATCCAAACCCAAGTAG
- a CDS encoding DUF4185 domain-containing protein yields MTRVGTSDKICQLIGDVDWESGKPTQARTYTKHGLDAADLGYPVDLGKKLVLLFGDSWPPGHPVGTPADLPPDDSVGITTRRDAPTEKDCLELKINDTGTSPEHFAPATIVHTPAIEQGFFNVPSGGVGVAGDLYAFFWTNHCVMPTHLAPSASDPLSLPAPTKKCPETSAQNSLGIGVMAHSSDDGRTFTDVVTMPSGFVYATAMNSAAHADLPADQRLGVFIFAAARYRASVPYLAYAPAGSLDNTSKWRFFTGRDSSGHPKWVTLAAWNGGHSHPWTPPGDAEVFTPDSDAQRCIGEFSVTWNKPLRMWLMLFQCPGGVQGRVAAAPWGPWSEPFTLLSLADKVECHLIMSPKGCGTQRNYWPGKTSGGTVTPGGFYAPYVLNRYTADAGSTYDSHETTIYWTLSTWNPYVVSIMRTTLQTTWSATPWPHIRPTIPPGEGPAPRPTVR; encoded by the coding sequence TTGACCCGCGTCGGAACCAGCGACAAGATCTGCCAGCTCATCGGCGACGTAGACTGGGAGAGCGGCAAACCAACGCAAGCGAGGACCTACACCAAACACGGACTCGATGCCGCAGACTTGGGATATCCAGTCGATCTCGGCAAGAAACTCGTGCTGTTGTTCGGCGATAGCTGGCCGCCCGGCCATCCGGTGGGGACGCCAGCCGATCTTCCTCCGGACGACTCGGTCGGCATCACGACACGCCGAGATGCACCGACCGAGAAAGACTGTCTTGAGCTCAAGATCAACGATACCGGAACTTCGCCCGAGCATTTCGCGCCCGCGACGATCGTGCACACGCCGGCGATCGAACAAGGATTCTTCAACGTGCCGTCCGGCGGGGTCGGGGTCGCGGGCGATTTGTACGCCTTCTTCTGGACCAACCATTGCGTGATGCCGACACACCTCGCTCCGTCTGCGAGCGATCCGCTGTCATTGCCCGCGCCCACGAAGAAATGTCCGGAAACCTCGGCCCAGAACAGCCTTGGGATCGGCGTCATGGCGCACTCCAGCGACGACGGTAGGACGTTCACCGATGTCGTGACCATGCCGAGCGGTTTCGTCTACGCCACGGCGATGAACTCGGCGGCACATGCCGATCTTCCCGCGGATCAGCGCCTTGGCGTATTCATCTTCGCTGCTGCGCGCTACCGCGCAAGCGTGCCGTATCTCGCGTACGCGCCAGCCGGGTCGCTTGACAATACGTCGAAATGGCGCTTCTTCACCGGCCGCGACTCGAGCGGACATCCAAAATGGGTGACGCTTGCCGCTTGGAACGGCGGACATTCTCATCCATGGACGCCGCCGGGAGATGCCGAGGTGTTCACGCCGGATTCGGATGCGCAGCGCTGCATCGGCGAATTCTCGGTGACCTGGAACAAGCCGCTGCGCATGTGGCTCATGCTCTTCCAGTGTCCGGGCGGCGTGCAAGGGCGCGTCGCTGCTGCGCCATGGGGTCCGTGGTCGGAACCATTCACTCTGCTTAGCTTGGCCGACAAGGTGGAGTGCCATTTGATCATGAGCCCGAAGGGCTGTGGTACGCAGCGCAACTATTGGCCGGGCAAGACTTCTGGCGGAACGGTCACGCCGGGCGGATTCTACGCGCCTTACGTGCTCAACCGCTACACCGCCGACGCAGGCAGCACGTATGACAGCCACGAGACGACGATCTATTGGACGTTGTCGACCTGGAATCCGTACGTCGTGAGCATCATGCGCACGACGCTGCAGACCACGTGGTCGGCGACGCCGTGGCCGCACATCAGACCGACGATTCCGCCCGGCGAAGGCCCGGCTCCGCGACCAACCGTTCGCTAG
- a CDS encoding GNAT family N-acetyltransferase, with protein sequence MATIRPIEMHDAPAWSAMRARLWPDADADELARECRAFVAGTKQGIVDAAFLSLNDSVQPIGFIELSVRAFSDGCDSMPVPHVEGWYVEESARGQGLGKALMRAAEEWARERGYTELASDSELNNDAAQRAHSACGFEEVDRLVKFRKPLT encoded by the coding sequence GTGGCGACGATCCGGCCGATCGAAATGCACGATGCTCCAGCGTGGTCGGCCATGCGCGCGCGGCTGTGGCCTGATGCGGACGCCGATGAGCTGGCGCGCGAGTGCCGCGCATTCGTCGCCGGCACGAAGCAAGGAATCGTCGATGCGGCGTTTCTCTCGCTCAACGATAGCGTGCAGCCGATAGGCTTCATCGAGCTTTCGGTGCGCGCGTTCTCAGATGGCTGCGATTCGATGCCGGTGCCGCACGTCGAGGGATGGTACGTCGAAGAGTCGGCGCGAGGTCAAGGACTCGGGAAAGCGCTGATGCGGGCGGCCGAAGAGTGGGCGCGTGAACGTGGGTATACCGAGCTTGCGTCCGACTCAGAACTGAACAACGATGCTGCGCAACGCGCTCACAGCGCGTGCGGTTTTGAAGAGGTCGACCGATTGGTCAAGTTCCGGAAACCGTTGACCTGA
- a CDS encoding TMEM175 family protein encodes MSKSRFEAFSDGVFAFAITLLVLGFSLPAIRLTTNHDLTAALLALWPNLIAYALSFGVIGIMWQNHHALFRQVEKVDRATIFWNLLLLAGTAFIPFATGALGNYPTMKASALLYGLTLSTTATAYNLMLNHLIKAGAFHASVTKETIASTVRAYRTGWFVYAAATLLALEFPVMSFAAYVLIAVYYLVPHGLDSDARA; translated from the coding sequence GTGAGCAAGTCGCGCTTCGAGGCGTTCTCGGACGGTGTCTTCGCGTTCGCGATCACGCTGCTGGTGCTCGGCTTTTCGCTTCCTGCGATCCGCCTGACCACTAACCATGATCTCACCGCCGCATTGCTGGCGCTGTGGCCCAACCTCATCGCGTATGCGCTGAGCTTCGGCGTGATCGGCATCATGTGGCAGAACCACCATGCGCTGTTCCGCCAAGTCGAGAAGGTCGATCGCGCGACCATCTTCTGGAACCTGCTCTTGCTGGCCGGCACCGCGTTCATCCCCTTTGCGACCGGCGCGCTCGGGAACTACCCGACGATGAAGGCGTCCGCGTTGCTGTACGGTCTGACGCTTTCCACCACCGCGACGGCCTATAACCTCATGCTCAACCATTTGATCAAGGCAGGCGCGTTCCACGCAAGCGTCACCAAAGAGACGATCGCCTCGACCGTCCGTGCCTACCGGACAGGATGGTTCGTCTACGCTGCCGCAACCTTACTGGCGCTCGAATTTCCAGTGATGAGTTTTGCCGCGTATGTCCTCATCGCTGTGTATTATCTCGTTCCGCACGGCCTCGACTCCGACGCGCGAGCCTAA
- a CDS encoding AbrB/MazE/SpoVT family DNA-binding domain-containing protein, which yields MRAKIRRIGNSQGVILPKPIISQLDLGPEVEMDVEGDALVLRKARKNVRRGWAEAAKRLHELGEGKLIWPEFSNPGDDKLTW from the coding sequence ATGAGAGCCAAGATCAGGCGCATCGGCAATTCCCAGGGCGTCATCTTGCCCAAGCCGATCATCTCGCAGCTCGATCTAGGGCCCGAGGTGGAGATGGACGTGGAAGGCGACGCTCTCGTGTTGCGCAAGGCGCGGAAGAACGTGCGACGCGGCTGGGCCGAAGCCGCCAAGCGGCTTCATGAGCTTGGAGAAGGCAAGTTGATCTGGCCGGAGTTCTCGAATCCCGGCGACGACAAGCTAACGTGGTGA
- a CDS encoding xanthine dehydrogenase family protein subunit M, producing MFPAAFEYVRANSLNDVFDAYKKYGADARILAGGQSLIPAMRYRLAQPAVLVDINPVPGLAYLKEDGGMLKVGALTRHSDIEFSPLVSGKYKMIADAAYLVADPIVRNRGTLCGAIAHNDPAADWTAVALAANASIVATSAKGSRTISIDDFLVDSFTNALQSGEMVTEVQIPSPDGRTAGAYIKIERKVGDYATAAAAGRLTLDAQGNVASAGIGMCAVGPTAMRAKAAEKLLAGGPPTDDRISAAAESAAKECDPAEDTRGSIDFKRDLIRILVIRALTTARDRLKK from the coding sequence GTGTTCCCTGCGGCCTTCGAGTACGTCCGTGCCAACTCGCTCAACGATGTCTTCGACGCCTACAAGAAGTACGGCGCCGACGCTCGCATCCTGGCGGGCGGCCAAAGCCTCATCCCCGCCATGCGTTACCGCCTCGCTCAACCGGCGGTGCTGGTGGACATCAATCCGGTCCCCGGGCTTGCGTATCTAAAGGAAGACGGCGGCATGCTCAAGGTCGGCGCGCTCACGCGGCACTCCGACATCGAGTTCTCGCCGCTCGTCAGCGGCAAGTACAAGATGATCGCCGACGCTGCGTATCTGGTTGCCGACCCGATCGTGCGCAATCGCGGCACGCTGTGCGGCGCGATCGCGCACAACGACCCTGCGGCGGACTGGACCGCGGTCGCGCTCGCCGCCAACGCGTCCATCGTAGCGACAAGCGCGAAAGGCAGCCGCACCATCAGCATCGACGACTTCCTCGTCGATAGCTTCACCAATGCGCTGCAGAGCGGCGAGATGGTCACCGAAGTGCAGATACCGTCACCGGACGGACGCACGGCCGGCGCATACATCAAGATCGAGCGCAAGGTCGGCGACTACGCCACCGCGGCGGCCGCTGGACGGCTCACGCTCGACGCGCAGGGAAATGTCGCCAGCGCCGGCATCGGCATGTGCGCCGTCGGCCCGACGGCGATGCGCGCGAAAGCGGCCGAGAAGCTGCTCGCCGGCGGACCGCCTACGGACGATCGCATCAGTGCAGCCGCGGAATCGGCCGCCAAGGAATGCGACCCCGCCGAGGACACGCGCGGCAGCATCGATTTCAAACGCGATCTCATCCGCATACTCGTCATACGCGCGCTT
- a CDS encoding DUF4760 domain-containing protein, with protein sequence MTTAAVIATTAIVAIVQLRHLRAANQITALLAVQNELDSQDYREAEVIVREELDAALADPVFCKFEIAMSRRLNGVKMEGRHLQIRQAANFIGNTFENIGSMVKNGILDKHLVMDIYSWIVVSQWDRLAGLTAMARAATGEPAIYENFEYLAALSKRFLKNYPQTYPANMEHLEITVPPAAKAFL encoded by the coding sequence TTGACCACCGCGGCGGTTATCGCCACCACCGCCATCGTGGCGATCGTGCAGCTGCGGCATCTTCGCGCCGCGAATCAGATCACGGCGCTGCTCGCTGTGCAGAACGAACTCGACAGTCAGGATTACCGCGAGGCCGAGGTGATCGTACGTGAAGAGCTCGACGCCGCGCTTGCCGATCCGGTCTTTTGCAAATTCGAGATAGCCATGTCCCGGCGGCTCAATGGCGTCAAGATGGAGGGGCGGCACTTGCAGATCCGTCAGGCGGCGAACTTCATCGGCAACACGTTTGAGAACATCGGCTCGATGGTCAAAAACGGCATTCTCGACAAGCATCTGGTCATGGACATCTATAGCTGGATCGTGGTATCGCAATGGGACCGGTTGGCCGGGCTGACGGCGATGGCACGCGCCGCCACCGGCGAACCGGCGATCTATGAGAACTTCGAATATCTGGCGGCGCTGTCGAAGCGCTTTCTGAAGAACTACCCGCAGACGTATCCAGCGAACATGGAGCATCTGGAGATCACCGTGCCCCCGGCCGCCAAAGCTTTTCTATGA
- a CDS encoding zinc-dependent metalloprotease, giving the protein MRHLALAILLTGFSFFFAAGAQAADAPTPYPKFVEGLTPQRGLFTLWRKDGKIYVEIAKNQLDTDFIQTTEPSTGLGGYGVTPGLPYMQFARTMRFSKVDNTIVVTWPNTSFVAPDGSPAARAIAQNFAPSLAATADIATTDPTSGNVVFDASFFLTDIIDMQNYLRQALNTDKDKNPNSAYRLDDKRTYFGPSKAFPENIIIEADQTYASGSPDTIDNVTDPRTIQVSIKYNIAQGPPAGSYTPRIADDRVGYYPNVQLSFESDNVRERQQRYIIRWNLKRHPMVYYISNTIPVAYRDTIKKALLTWNQAFAPIGFPNAVEVKDQPDDPNWDADDIRYCTVHWLTLSNGGGYAQAGLVFDPRTGEMLKTSIVIDANLMYYGNLQGVDFTQPVRSFGPSGSFEAREAAFAAGEHASAVFGLNALRAMGEVSANALPPHYADDFLTSIVLHEAGHDWGLQHNFIASEAYTAKQVQSKAFTSQYGLANSVMEYIPTNVWPKGVSTGDYFQTVLGPYDYYAIKWGYAVIPGATTPTQELPTLHRWASAWSNPLYRFAMDEDVDWATGHAIDPRINQEDLTNDNLAWCTSQMQIGRTLFGMDDQRFRQYGDTHDAMRQAFGYAFYPFRNCARIASHYIGGEYLSRAHIGDPGAALPLTPVSRAQSQRAFAMLNQAVFSDSAWSLSPHLLRQLVYTEWVTDFPLPDWAYNPPVRHDMPIATMIEALQNTQLDYLLNPVLLQRLDDLSLKYTSASTMSLADLFTWMQTAIFGDLRGASTTPIGEIHRNLQQEYARRLAQLVLAPSTDTPYDAQSLARAELVTLRDSLGAALKSGHLDTLTRAHLQSLATVVDQTLSARVVLPVSQPDAGQ; this is encoded by the coding sequence ATGCGTCACCTCGCTCTTGCGATTCTTCTGACCGGCTTCTCCTTTTTCTTTGCGGCGGGTGCGCAAGCCGCCGATGCGCCGACACCGTACCCGAAATTCGTCGAAGGTCTCACGCCTCAGCGCGGACTGTTCACGCTGTGGAGAAAAGACGGCAAAATCTACGTCGAGATCGCCAAGAATCAGCTCGACACAGACTTCATTCAGACGACGGAACCGTCTACCGGCCTTGGCGGTTACGGCGTCACCCCCGGACTGCCCTACATGCAGTTCGCGCGGACCATGCGCTTCAGCAAGGTGGACAACACGATCGTCGTGACGTGGCCTAACACGTCCTTCGTCGCGCCGGACGGCAGCCCGGCCGCTCGAGCGATCGCGCAGAACTTCGCGCCGTCCCTGGCGGCGACTGCAGATATCGCCACGACAGACCCGACAAGCGGGAACGTCGTGTTCGACGCATCATTTTTTCTCACCGACATCATCGACATGCAGAACTATTTGCGCCAAGCGCTCAATACGGACAAAGACAAGAATCCGAACTCGGCCTACCGGCTCGATGACAAGCGCACGTATTTCGGACCTAGCAAGGCCTTCCCTGAGAACATCATCATCGAGGCCGACCAGACCTATGCGTCCGGATCGCCGGACACGATCGACAACGTCACCGACCCGCGCACCATCCAAGTCAGTATCAAGTACAACATCGCGCAAGGCCCGCCCGCGGGAAGCTACACGCCGCGCATCGCGGACGATCGCGTGGGCTACTATCCGAACGTGCAGCTCAGTTTCGAGAGCGACAACGTGCGCGAGCGGCAACAGCGCTACATCATTCGCTGGAACCTCAAGCGTCATCCGATGGTCTACTACATCAGCAACACGATCCCGGTGGCGTATCGCGATACCATAAAGAAGGCGCTGCTCACATGGAACCAAGCCTTCGCCCCGATCGGGTTCCCCAACGCGGTCGAGGTCAAAGATCAGCCCGACGATCCGAACTGGGATGCTGATGATATCCGATACTGCACCGTCCACTGGCTCACGTTGTCCAATGGCGGGGGCTACGCGCAGGCCGGGCTGGTCTTCGATCCCCGCACGGGCGAGATGCTCAAGACGTCGATCGTCATAGACGCCAATCTCATGTATTACGGCAATCTCCAAGGCGTTGATTTCACGCAACCGGTTCGATCGTTCGGGCCGAGCGGCAGCTTCGAGGCACGCGAGGCGGCCTTCGCAGCGGGCGAGCATGCCTCGGCGGTCTTCGGGCTCAATGCGCTCCGGGCGATGGGCGAGGTATCCGCGAATGCGTTACCACCGCATTACGCCGACGACTTTTTGACGTCCATCGTGCTGCACGAGGCCGGGCACGATTGGGGCCTGCAACACAACTTCATCGCGTCCGAGGCCTATACCGCAAAGCAGGTCCAGTCCAAAGCGTTCACTTCGCAGTACGGCCTTGCCAACTCCGTCATGGAGTATATCCCGACCAATGTCTGGCCGAAGGGGGTTTCGACCGGGGATTACTTCCAGACCGTGCTCGGGCCCTATGACTATTATGCGATCAAGTGGGGATACGCCGTGATTCCGGGCGCCACGACGCCGACGCAAGAGCTTCCGACGCTGCACCGCTGGGCTTCGGCGTGGAGCAATCCGCTCTATCGGTTCGCGATGGACGAGGATGTTGACTGGGCCACAGGACACGCGATCGATCCGCGCATAAATCAAGAGGACCTGACCAACGACAACTTGGCGTGGTGCACCAGCCAGATGCAGATCGGCCGCACGCTCTTTGGAATGGACGATCAACGCTTCAGGCAATACGGCGATACGCATGATGCCATGCGGCAAGCGTTCGGTTACGCGTTCTACCCGTTTCGAAACTGCGCGCGCATCGCCAGTCACTATATCGGCGGCGAATATCTTTCGCGAGCACACATCGGCGATCCGGGCGCGGCGCTCCCCTTGACACCGGTGTCACGCGCACAGTCGCAACGCGCGTTCGCGATGTTGAACCAGGCAGTTTTTTCCGACAGCGCTTGGAGCCTTTCGCCCCATTTGTTGCGGCAGCTCGTATACACGGAATGGGTGACCGATTTCCCTCTGCCGGACTGGGCGTACAATCCGCCGGTGCGCCATGATATGCCCATCGCAACGATGATCGAGGCGCTGCAGAATACCCAACTCGATTACCTGCTCAACCCTGTGCTCTTGCAGCGATTGGACGACCTCTCCCTTAAGTACACAAGCGCGAGCACGATGAGCTTGGCAGATCTCTTCACGTGGATGCAAACGGCGATCTTCGGCGATCTACGCGGCGCGTCGACCACGCCGATCGGCGAAATCCATCGCAACCTGCAACAAGAATACGCGCGCAGGCTTGCGCAGCTTGTGCTTGCGCCGTCGACGGACACGCCGTATGACGCGCAATCGCTCGCGCGTGCGGAGCTCGTGACGCTGCGGGATTCTCTCGGCGCGGCCCTCAAGAGCGGGCATCTGGACACGCTGACGCGCGCGCATCTGCAGTCGCTGGCGACTGTCGTCGACCAGACGTTGTCGGCGCGGGTGGTCTTGCCCGTCTCGCAGCCGGACGCGGGGCAGTAG